In the Marinomonas algicola genome, one interval contains:
- a CDS encoding TRAP transporter substrate-binding protein, which translates to MLIKNIITGSILAGGLVASVSAAQWHMPTPYGDSNHPTKIAYQFAEEIKENTKGELDITVHSGASLVKHPEIPRAVKTGQVQMGEVFIGIMGNTHPIFKHDNIPFLATNYADAKKLWEAAKPEMQKQLNKEGMTLLYAVAWPAQSLYSKDPVNSLADLEGSRMRAYSPSTSRLADLMGTTPTTIQVPEIPQAFSTGIIDAMITSPSTGANGQAWDYVNNYTDIQAWIPKNVVVVNTRSFKRLDKETQQVILDAAANAEKAGWEVVQAEAKKDTQTLIDNGIAVAQPSEQLLGELATIGETMEAEWLAESGPEIKALIENYKK; encoded by the coding sequence ATGTTGATAAAGAATATTATAACTGGTTCAATTTTAGCGGGTGGCCTTGTTGCCTCAGTAAGTGCGGCTCAATGGCATATGCCTACGCCTTATGGTGATTCGAATCATCCTACAAAAATTGCGTATCAATTTGCAGAAGAAATTAAAGAAAACACAAAAGGTGAATTGGACATTACGGTTCACTCTGGCGCGTCTTTGGTTAAGCATCCTGAAATTCCTCGTGCAGTCAAAACCGGGCAGGTGCAAATGGGAGAAGTGTTTATTGGTATTATGGGTAATACCCATCCTATCTTTAAACATGACAATATCCCTTTCTTAGCAACAAATTATGCTGATGCGAAGAAATTATGGGAAGCGGCAAAGCCTGAGATGCAAAAACAGTTAAATAAAGAAGGGATGACTTTACTTTATGCTGTGGCCTGGCCTGCTCAAAGTTTGTACAGCAAGGATCCGGTTAACTCTTTGGCGGACTTAGAAGGCTCACGAATGAGAGCGTACAGCCCATCAACGTCTCGTTTAGCGGATTTAATGGGAACAACGCCAACAACGATTCAAGTGCCTGAGATTCCTCAAGCATTTAGTACTGGAATCATTGATGCCATGATCACATCCCCTTCAACCGGTGCTAACGGTCAAGCATGGGATTACGTTAATAACTATACGGATATCCAAGCCTGGATCCCTAAGAATGTTGTGGTGGTAAATACTCGTTCGTTTAAACGTTTAGATAAAGAGACGCAACAAGTTATCCTTGATGCCGCGGCTAATGCGGAGAAAGCTGGCTGGGAAGTTGTGCAAGCGGAAGCGAAAAAAGACACACAAACGCTAATTGATAATGGTATTGCTGTTGCTCAGCCTTCAGAACAATTACTGGGCGAACTTGCTACTATTGGCGAAACCATGGAAGCCGAATGGTTAGCTGAATCGGGTCCTGAAATAAAAGCTTTGATAGAAAATTATAAAAAGTAA
- a CDS encoding AraC family transcriptional regulator: MTPSTHPVFWRDESLPYIELRHVTDGHNVTYAAHSHKEWSIGVIVGGESTFLCADRRHQVSQGDIVIMNPNVVHHCNPLPKSSWAYYMMHIDVSWLASFLHQSGVTQEKIFQPTRVDTLHEDDFYVGFITLAQILMYDQDNTITSEGKDKHIKAYFAELFHFIYRTKPHEEQKKPAKSIIEVATYLDEHYLEDTSIEQLSEKFALSTGYLVRTFKKHFNLSPHAYRLNKRIQMGQLALKSGGSIIHTAQEVGFNDQSHFQRTFKQRVAATPKQYQSTTKSTQR, from the coding sequence ATGACACCTTCTACCCACCCCGTATTCTGGCGAGACGAGTCCTTACCTTATATCGAATTAAGGCATGTAACGGATGGGCATAATGTCACCTACGCGGCCCATTCACATAAAGAGTGGTCTATCGGTGTTATAGTAGGTGGCGAAAGTACGTTTTTATGCGCTGACCGACGCCATCAAGTGTCACAGGGAGACATTGTTATAATGAACCCAAATGTTGTGCATCATTGTAACCCTCTTCCAAAATCCTCTTGGGCGTACTATATGATGCATATTGACGTGTCTTGGCTCGCGTCGTTTTTGCATCAGTCTGGAGTGACTCAAGAGAAGATTTTTCAACCTACACGGGTTGATACGCTTCATGAAGATGATTTCTATGTAGGCTTTATAACACTGGCCCAAATCTTAATGTACGATCAGGACAACACCATAACCAGTGAAGGCAAGGATAAGCACATAAAAGCGTACTTTGCTGAGTTATTTCATTTCATCTATAGAACGAAACCACATGAAGAACAGAAAAAACCAGCAAAATCAATAATAGAGGTAGCGACTTACCTTGATGAGCATTATTTAGAAGACACCTCAATAGAACAATTAAGCGAGAAATTTGCGCTCAGCACTGGCTACCTAGTCAGAACCTTTAAAAAGCATTTCAACCTATCACCACATGCTTATCGATTGAATAAACGCATTCAAATGGGACAACTGGCCTTAAAATCTGGCGGTTCCATTATTCATACTGCGCAGGAAGTTGGCTTTAATGATCAATCCCACTTTCAACGTACTTTTAAGCAACGAGTGGCGGCAACGCCAAAGCAATATCAAAGCACTACCAAAAGTACTCAACGTTGA
- a CDS encoding LysE family translocator, whose product MTLSLIVSMSLFSLAASLSPGPVNLVCIGSGARYGTLIGLKFVTGATVGFMALFVVIGLSLHYVVAFLPIITQVLQWVGVVFLLHLSYQLFKDKGEITVSEASGAPSFMTGAYMQWLNPKAWMASLAGIVSYIPEPNGQSLVIFAGLYFAICWLSLSVWVVAGVVLGRFIENTKGMRMLNKTLAILLAGSCFFILF is encoded by the coding sequence ATGACCCTTTCGTTAATTGTGTCTATGTCTTTGTTTTCGTTGGCTGCGTCTCTTTCTCCTGGGCCAGTAAATTTAGTCTGTATTGGCAGTGGGGCACGATACGGAACGCTTATTGGCTTAAAATTTGTTACCGGAGCAACCGTTGGTTTTATGGCTTTGTTTGTTGTTATTGGCTTAAGTTTGCATTACGTAGTGGCATTCTTACCTATTATTACCCAAGTATTACAATGGGTTGGGGTCGTCTTTTTACTTCATCTGAGTTATCAGCTTTTTAAAGATAAAGGTGAAATTACGGTTTCAGAAGCGTCTGGAGCACCGTCTTTTATGACAGGCGCTTATATGCAATGGTTAAATCCGAAAGCCTGGATGGCTTCTTTAGCCGGTATTGTCTCGTATATTCCTGAACCGAATGGACAGAGTTTGGTTATTTTTGCTGGACTGTATTTTGCGATTTGCTGGCTCTCTTTAAGTGTATGGGTTGTGGCAGGTGTTGTATTAGGGCGGTTCATTGAAAATACGAAAGGCATGCGGATGCTGAATAAAACGCTTGCTATTCTTTTGGCTGGAAGTTGCTTCTTTATTCTTTTTTAA
- a CDS encoding Dabb family protein has product MIRHILFIQFTEDVREKDVASIFMMFREIKSKISGILSVECSKNNSPEGLNKGFSHCVVMDFVDEHARDAYLPHPEHETLKQQFVPMIKDIIVLDYEV; this is encoded by the coding sequence ATGATCAGACACATACTTTTTATTCAGTTCACAGAGGACGTTCGAGAAAAGGACGTGGCTTCTATTTTTATGATGTTCAGAGAGATAAAATCGAAAATTAGCGGCATTCTCTCAGTTGAGTGCAGCAAAAATAACAGTCCAGAAGGCTTAAACAAAGGCTTCTCTCATTGTGTAGTGATGGATTTTGTTGACGAGCATGCAAGAGACGCCTATCTACCTCATCCTGAACATGAAACGTTAAAACAGCAATTTGTTCCTATGATAAAAGACATCATTGTCCTAGATTACGAAGTATAA
- a CDS encoding helix-turn-helix transcriptional regulator, giving the protein MSRSQRLLTLIDLLRRYRYPISGKKLAEQLNISVRTLYRDIATLQEQGANIEGEAGLGYVLRPGFLLPPLMFTEDEIEALVLGARWAQTQTDNGLTESAKTALTKIGAILPTELKDLIDDSSLLVVPNKNTSKDSVDLSLVRQCIRDEKILSIHYLDLKGNQTQRRIWPFALGYFDEVRVLVAWCELRQESRHFRTDRLISCTAIDTRYATPRHALLKRWRATLTTPNGKAATADRN; this is encoded by the coding sequence TTGTCTCGTTCTCAACGCTTACTGACCTTAATTGACTTATTACGTCGTTATCGCTATCCGATCTCGGGAAAAAAATTAGCAGAACAACTTAATATAAGCGTTCGCACCCTCTACCGAGACATCGCCACGCTGCAAGAACAAGGGGCTAATATTGAGGGGGAAGCGGGTTTAGGTTACGTCCTTAGGCCAGGCTTTTTGTTACCACCACTGATGTTTACCGAAGACGAAATAGAAGCCCTCGTATTGGGAGCCCGCTGGGCGCAAACGCAAACAGACAATGGCTTAACCGAAAGTGCGAAGACCGCGCTCACAAAAATTGGAGCCATCTTACCTACAGAATTAAAAGACTTGATAGACGACTCTTCATTACTGGTTGTCCCCAACAAAAACACCTCGAAAGACAGTGTCGATCTGTCTTTAGTACGTCAATGCATCCGAGACGAAAAAATCTTGTCCATTCATTATCTCGATTTAAAAGGGAATCAGACACAACGTCGAATTTGGCCCTTTGCCTTGGGGTATTTTGACGAAGTACGTGTACTCGTAGCGTGGTGTGAGCTACGACAGGAAAGTCGTCACTTCCGCACAGATCGTCTGATTAGCTGCACGGCCATAGACACTCGCTATGCGACACCTCGTCACGCACTACTGAAACGTTGGCGCGCTACCTTGACAACACCTAACGGCAAAGCCGCGACTGCTGACAGAAACTGA
- a CDS encoding VOC family protein, whose translation MDLSNFTILYVENVRRSIDFYLPLFEREPAQISDGFALFVSESGAKFGLWAKHDVTPKIQGRAAGAMEVVLEVSNVITLQINHTKWRELGVNIIQEPIELDFGTSFTAEDPDGHRLRVFCYEKS comes from the coding sequence ATGGATCTTTCAAACTTTACCATCTTATATGTCGAAAACGTTCGACGCAGTATCGACTTTTATCTTCCTTTATTTGAACGTGAGCCTGCACAAATAAGTGACGGTTTTGCTTTATTTGTATCAGAGTCCGGTGCCAAATTTGGGCTATGGGCAAAGCACGACGTAACACCTAAAATACAAGGCCGTGCTGCAGGAGCCATGGAAGTCGTACTGGAAGTGAGCAATGTCATTACCTTACAAATAAACCACACCAAGTGGCGGGAATTGGGGGTTAACATCATTCAGGAACCCATTGAACTGGATTTTGGAACAAGTTTTACGGCCGAAGACCCTGACGGCCATCGTCTGCGAGTTTTTTGTTACGAGAAATCTTAA
- a CDS encoding glutathione S-transferase family protein, whose protein sequence is MKLIIGNKNYSSWSLRGWLALKAFNIPFEEVKLTLFSDAFYSELAKHSPVGKVPVLVDDGLSVWDSLAICEYINEHCLDGKGWPMDRSQRAKARSIVAEMHSGLFAIRSEMPMNCRASRTITLSNKAQQEAQWMNETWTQLRNENANKGDYLFGSFSLADVFFAPVVFRFETYGIELSGAAAIYRDTMLSHPSMQEWLSDAKSETHVIEEEEVGNVV, encoded by the coding sequence ATGAAACTGATCATCGGCAATAAAAATTATTCATCTTGGTCTTTACGAGGTTGGTTGGCGTTAAAAGCGTTCAATATCCCTTTTGAGGAAGTTAAATTAACGTTATTTAGCGATGCGTTTTACAGTGAGTTGGCCAAGCACTCTCCGGTCGGCAAAGTTCCTGTTCTTGTCGATGACGGCCTAAGCGTCTGGGATTCACTCGCTATTTGTGAATACATTAATGAGCATTGTTTGGATGGGAAAGGTTGGCCAATGGACAGAAGCCAACGAGCCAAGGCTCGATCTATTGTGGCAGAAATGCATTCGGGCTTATTTGCTATACGCAGTGAAATGCCGATGAATTGTCGAGCCAGTCGAACAATTACCTTGTCAAATAAAGCGCAACAAGAAGCGCAATGGATGAATGAAACGTGGACGCAGTTAAGAAACGAGAATGCCAATAAAGGAGATTATCTATTTGGTAGCTTCAGCCTAGCGGATGTTTTCTTCGCTCCTGTCGTTTTTCGATTTGAAACTTATGGCATTGAGCTCTCGGGTGCCGCCGCAATCTACAGAGATACCATGTTATCGCATCCATCTATGCAAGAATGGTTGAGCGACGCTAAAAGCGAAACCCACGTTATCGAAGAAGAAGAAGTGGGCAACGTCGTATAA
- a CDS encoding LysR substrate-binding domain-containing protein — translation MDIDALRSFIAFVDTGSFTRAAKQTFRTQSAISMQMKKLEEETGHVLFVKEGRNLGLSDQGQQLVSYARRLVSLHDEALGYFSSHQLHPPLTIGCPDDYAESVLPSIVSLIRNTLPNQGIRIVCECSTQLRLMLDQGRIDIAILTRAPDAEEGYLLRHDAGVWVQGKDIQSEAQLASQHSVSLILYEPDCKFHSAAIDGLEKQGRSYTLLCSSSSATAIKSLLRRGLGISAMARSSVSYGLSIIEEGNLPTLPSVDIVLAVAPVPHPLFSSHLAAEISKAFSKQSNNVS, via the coding sequence ATGGACATTGATGCACTTCGTAGCTTTATTGCTTTTGTTGATACAGGCAGCTTCACTCGTGCGGCAAAGCAAACTTTTCGCACGCAAAGTGCGATCAGTATGCAGATGAAAAAACTTGAAGAAGAGACTGGGCATGTGTTGTTTGTAAAGGAAGGCCGCAACCTTGGGCTTTCGGATCAAGGGCAGCAGCTGGTGAGTTATGCGAGAAGGCTGGTGTCCTTGCACGATGAAGCACTTGGGTATTTTTCATCGCATCAGCTTCACCCACCGTTAACCATAGGTTGCCCAGACGATTACGCTGAATCCGTCTTGCCTTCTATTGTTAGCTTGATTCGGAACACATTACCCAATCAAGGTATTAGGATAGTCTGTGAATGCAGTACCCAATTACGCTTAATGCTCGACCAGGGAAGAATAGACATCGCCATTTTGACGCGTGCACCTGATGCCGAAGAAGGCTATTTACTGCGGCATGATGCAGGGGTGTGGGTACAGGGTAAAGATATTCAATCAGAAGCCCAACTTGCGAGCCAACACAGCGTATCCTTAATATTGTACGAACCCGATTGTAAGTTTCACAGCGCGGCAATTGATGGGTTAGAGAAACAAGGTCGAAGCTACACACTCCTTTGCAGCAGCTCCAGTGCAACAGCGATTAAAAGCTTATTACGTCGTGGTTTAGGCATTAGCGCTATGGCCAGATCAAGTGTGTCTTACGGACTGTCTATTATTGAAGAAGGCAACTTGCCAACGCTCCCCTCTGTGGACATTGTGCTCGCCGTTGCACCCGTTCCGCACCCATTATTTAGCTCACATTTGGCGGCCGAGATCAGTAAAGCGTTCTCAAAGCAGTCTAATAATGTGTCTTAA
- a CDS encoding HAD family hydrolase, producing the protein MALAFFDLDNTLVAGDTAQAFSEYMVASELITPDNFLEVNLAYMEDYDNGVLDLEKYMHYTLSPLCHLTAEDLNVFVQKFIRDIIVDMALPKANALLKKHHDAGDEVVIISATGIHIVAPVAKYLGVKHALGIDLEIKDGHLTGALVGTPTFREGKVVRAQQWAEQHGFSMDETYFYSDSRNDLPLLEKALYPVAVDPDPVLQQTAKDREWPIISLR; encoded by the coding sequence ATGGCTCTGGCATTTTTTGATCTTGATAATACATTGGTTGCGGGCGACACAGCGCAAGCGTTTTCTGAATACATGGTAGCCAGTGAACTGATCACACCTGACAATTTCCTAGAGGTCAATCTCGCGTACATGGAAGACTACGACAATGGCGTATTAGATTTAGAAAAATACATGCATTACACACTCTCTCCGTTATGCCATTTAACCGCTGAAGATTTGAATGTTTTTGTACAAAAATTCATCCGCGATATTATTGTTGATATGGCTTTGCCTAAAGCAAATGCCTTATTGAAAAAACACCATGATGCAGGGGATGAAGTCGTTATTATTTCGGCCACCGGAATACACATAGTGGCCCCTGTCGCAAAATATCTAGGCGTAAAACATGCTCTTGGAATTGACCTAGAAATAAAAGACGGCCACCTCACTGGCGCATTGGTCGGAACGCCAACATTTAGGGAGGGCAAAGTGGTTCGAGCACAACAATGGGCGGAACAGCATGGCTTCTCTATGGATGAAACGTATTTCTACAGCGACTCTCGTAATGATTTGCCTTTATTGGAAAAGGCGCTTTACCCTGTTGCCGTGGACCCTGATCCGGTCTTGCAGCAAACGGCGAAAGACAGAGAATGGCCTATTATTAGTTTGCGCTAG
- a CDS encoding EamA family transporter: protein MTLTAIILVLISTFMHAGWNFFGKKTSPTLAFFFLTMVAGTVIFSPMVFIHWELVQAFDYNIIVLLFLTGLFQSFYLWGLAEAYKAGDMSIAYPIARSSPLILVCITSFFLGQQSHVSMQAVMGIILIVLGCLFIPLPSFRELKFSNYQNRTTAFALVAAFATAGYSLVDNKATQLMRGLTNSAGEPIASASEVALVYVTLQSAFAVFWMAWFVVSTPKKRIDMSVLIKAQWQAAWLTGGLMLGTYALVILSMAYVSNVSYVVALRQFSIPLGVLFAVIGFGETLKAPKMIGVLVTFIGLVAVALG, encoded by the coding sequence ATGACACTGACCGCCATTATATTAGTACTGATTTCGACCTTTATGCATGCAGGTTGGAATTTCTTTGGCAAGAAGACCAGCCCTACGTTGGCCTTTTTCTTTCTGACTATGGTGGCGGGTACGGTCATTTTTTCTCCCATGGTGTTTATTCATTGGGAGTTGGTTCAAGCTTTTGATTACAACATAATTGTGCTCTTGTTTTTGACCGGTCTTTTCCAATCTTTTTATTTATGGGGATTGGCTGAGGCCTACAAAGCAGGAGACATGTCGATTGCTTACCCTATTGCCAGATCGTCCCCTCTTATTCTGGTTTGCATTACCAGTTTTTTTCTTGGGCAACAAAGTCATGTTTCAATGCAAGCGGTGATGGGGATTATCTTGATTGTATTGGGTTGTTTGTTTATTCCTCTCCCGAGTTTTCGTGAATTAAAGTTCTCTAATTACCAGAATCGTACGACCGCTTTTGCTCTTGTTGCGGCTTTTGCTACCGCGGGTTATTCCTTAGTGGATAATAAAGCGACTCAGTTAATGAGAGGTTTGACAAATTCTGCTGGTGAGCCCATAGCCAGTGCAAGTGAGGTTGCTTTGGTTTATGTTACCTTACAAAGCGCATTTGCCGTTTTTTGGATGGCCTGGTTTGTTGTGAGCACGCCAAAAAAACGCATTGACATGTCTGTTCTTATCAAGGCTCAGTGGCAAGCGGCATGGCTAACAGGTGGGCTCATGTTAGGGACTTATGCCTTGGTTATATTGAGTATGGCTTATGTCAGTAACGTAAGTTATGTCGTTGCACTTCGCCAATTCAGCATTCCATTGGGTGTCTTGTTCGCTGTAATAGGGTTCGGGGAGACCTTAAAAGCCCCTAAAATGATTGGAGTCTTAGTGACTTTTATTGGCTTAGTAGCCGTGGCATTAGGGTAA
- a CDS encoding putative 2-aminoethylphosphonate ABC transporter permease subunit, protein MSQAASSNASLASSKKPWYGRRSLDEWSLGGVLVVGVIGLLLCVVLPLYTLLSKSVQNSDGQFIGLANFAKFVSTPSLYSSVSNSLFIALLSTLIVTSLSFLAAYAICRTRIPLKNFFRIVLVLPILSPSLLPAISLVYLFGNQGILKELLMGESIYGPIGIVIGSCFWTFPHALMIMITALANTDARLYESAEVLGASPMRTFFTVTLPAAKYGIISVAFVIFTLVITDFGVPKVIGGQFNVLATDIYKQVIGQQNFEMGAAVSVILLLPAVLTFITDRWLQRRQSALLTSKAVPWTPPVRAIVDKAFLLLMVAVSVVILGIIAMAVYASLVTFWPYNLNLSLKNYNFDLMDGGGWDSYWNSIELAAYTAVIGTGFIFFQSYLVAKLAGFKVLKWFFHLFAILPLAVPGLVLGLAYIFFFNAPNNPLNSIYGTMAILVVCTVSHFYTVCHLTATTALKQIDAEFESVSASLKVPQILTFWRVSLPVCMPAVLDIASYLFVNAMTTVSAVVFLYSYNTTLASVAVLNMDDAGDIAPAAAMAVMIMMTCMLARVAHWFLGSVLLKKTQHWRKR, encoded by the coding sequence ATGAGTCAAGCCGCTTCCAGCAACGCGTCTTTAGCCTCCTCAAAAAAGCCATGGTATGGTCGACGTAGTTTAGATGAATGGTCACTCGGTGGGGTGTTAGTTGTCGGTGTCATCGGGCTATTACTTTGTGTTGTCCTGCCGCTCTATACACTCTTGTCTAAAAGTGTTCAAAACAGTGACGGTCAATTTATTGGCTTAGCAAACTTCGCTAAATTTGTTTCGACTCCGAGTCTTTACAGCTCAGTGAGTAACTCTTTATTTATTGCTCTGCTCTCGACCCTTATTGTCACCAGCTTGTCATTCTTAGCGGCTTATGCGATTTGTCGAACGAGAATCCCGCTTAAGAATTTTTTTAGAATAGTACTGGTATTGCCCATTCTATCACCTTCTTTATTACCAGCGATTAGTTTGGTTTATCTGTTTGGTAACCAAGGTATTTTAAAAGAATTATTAATGGGGGAAAGTATTTATGGGCCAATTGGTATTGTTATTGGCTCCTGCTTTTGGACCTTTCCCCATGCCTTGATGATTATGATAACGGCGTTAGCCAATACGGATGCGAGATTGTATGAGTCGGCCGAAGTGCTAGGCGCCTCGCCGATGCGTACTTTTTTCACAGTCACCTTGCCTGCCGCCAAATACGGTATTATCAGTGTGGCCTTTGTCATCTTTACTTTGGTGATTACCGACTTTGGTGTGCCGAAGGTGATTGGTGGGCAATTTAACGTATTGGCAACCGATATCTATAAACAAGTTATTGGGCAGCAAAACTTTGAAATGGGGGCGGCCGTGAGTGTTATTTTGTTGTTGCCTGCGGTGTTGACCTTTATCACGGACCGTTGGTTACAGCGTCGACAATCGGCCTTACTCACATCAAAGGCGGTACCTTGGACACCACCTGTTCGAGCCATTGTTGATAAAGCCTTCTTACTGCTGATGGTTGCGGTTTCTGTGGTCATCCTTGGCATAATTGCCATGGCTGTCTATGCTTCTTTGGTAACTTTTTGGCCCTATAATCTCAACTTGTCTTTGAAAAATTATAATTTTGATTTAATGGATGGCGGCGGTTGGGATTCCTATTGGAATTCCATTGAACTCGCGGCTTATACGGCTGTCATTGGTACAGGATTCATCTTCTTTCAATCCTATTTGGTCGCTAAATTGGCCGGTTTTAAAGTGCTAAAATGGTTCTTTCATCTGTTTGCTATTCTGCCACTGGCGGTGCCAGGCCTAGTACTGGGGTTGGCGTACATTTTCTTTTTCAATGCCCCTAATAACCCACTAAATAGCATTTATGGTACGATGGCCATCCTTGTTGTTTGTACGGTCAGCCATTTTTATACTGTCTGTCATCTCACGGCCACGACGGCATTAAAGCAAATTGACGCTGAGTTCGAATCTGTATCCGCCTCGCTTAAGGTGCCGCAAATTTTGACTTTCTGGCGAGTGTCTTTACCCGTCTGTATGCCGGCCGTATTGGATATTGCCAGTTATTTGTTCGTTAACGCGATGACAACCGTTTCAGCCGTTGTGTTTCTTTATTCTTACAATACGACCTTAGCGTCGGTGGCGGTGTTGAATATGGATGATGCGGGCGATATTGCACCCGCCGCTGCAATGGCCGTAATGATCATGATGACATGCATGTTAGCGCGTGTGGCTCACTGGTTTTTGGGAAGCGTGTTGCTCAAAAAGACACAGCATTGGCGTAAACGTTAG